In one window of Henckelia pumila isolate YLH828 chromosome 1, ASM3356847v2, whole genome shotgun sequence DNA:
- the LOC140876199 gene encoding protein TIME FOR COFFEE isoform X2 has translation MVSREEDIEQAVSEARQVCTDSALNRSDYEDLGVELQESIRLRDRVRNDRDRERERDRERERGRDLRERDSRSKRRRAERLMNDRDDVGGDETSEESVNDEEDEEDEENTGGGGGVRLLPPTVGPMSNHHHHHHGHHHGHTGGLSLHQHDNSATNIITANHHLQTRKTFPPSTSSSSSKIFKAGPVWKPGDEMIGVSVPRKARSACAKRSHDRISGSNNISAGGIVGGEQIHLQASSSPVRQGLAPSPAAPVSPSSSNASVRKKLKLNSGPKLKPPKVSSKTSSSNPEELEIEIAEVLYGLKTHSQSPSLKKEDSREVHRSSSDTKSHVSSPISNSASANNLNLASNSSPISAVAPKRKRPRQVLENPSYGARSSPVFAKPEMDQAPRSEISSPKLDKIPGSTGENGFEMGVDLVNSQGQQVLLPELKAPESIKIDSDFKSTAEESKNDADLVPQEEMGSIVKGKEMRTDDSGREDSTLTATASAAVTTIKASLMPAEAENQREEKFVIDLMAPPPLVRSSPDKETKVDLAGSNQKPDLSIVDAELNSMMLKDKEEEKGKSGKVKLTNATGEEIKGEKIAEDVLPKPFENKVRNLDPHLDLEKSERDGGNKLQHQVLKQPQMPLKVAKEEPATGKPGQSASSLPLPLSMAAWPGGIPPPPMGYMAPLQGVVSMDGSTVTPPPIQPPFSQPRPKRCATHCYIARNINYFQQFMKMNPFWQAAAGSASLFGPKPGNMNAVTVTDLLGNNAVRGGTSNNIPEKGQNLASISSPGGKEKNSQSANSSDSAHRKQQIMLQQALPPVAAPSNLVGPAFIFPLNQQQAAAAAVAAAAATARPAAPKSHTAASQASSNASRSTTASASATAGGASTPMSFNYPNMAPNETQYLAILQNNAYPFPIPAVGAAPNYRGSPAQAMPMFNGPFYSSQMIHPSQLQHQQQTASQSPQLQQAHQNASASSGSSSSQKHLQGQQIRTPSGGASGMAGSTNFPAQKPQSSQQIQLAHNQHISSTRPRLVDNEIGGEESPSTADNRGSWASVNIYGQNFAMPIHPQNFALMTPPSAATVVPVGAASNSEKKQPQQTQQQKSKGGVDSLPPHSFAMSFGTINGSNTSPGIDIASMTQNHAVFQNFSEATRQNIQMVAAVAAAQAGQKKNYRISEDIKSGGGDSVSTDAERKSSSGKVGIAQSIAFTRPDMADAPVSSVPANSGIDSSARSLNVSSGLARSSRPGTANNAGVGNVQNAHIQAQLQQQQMLQIKQQQQQQHHQQQQQQQQQHHHHQQQQQQQQQQQQQQQQQQQHLLATTRKAPTTSNGNVYSDHLNSSSSISAKFPNPLSGFPQNIVQSNSSSPTQSPQWKNPTRTTTSQAPSPLASSTVSTLKSHPQQHPRAQPPMHTQISFGGNQKTQTSAQVQAPLNSHQAPSPPMMVSSPTTSSISKGSSGSPRTTTTAPSGSKMSQASSLSAQPIKNQASIPSQKSPSILGNPQIASSPSSGAKPQIQQPPHQQQLPKTMQQAQLFFSNPFSQVQTTNPTSTTSTPSVPSGYYMQRRRPDQQNQPTQQLQNAPPTSTGVLSLTSSVTTSSTATNDPAKAIAAATCNVKGGGLPSQGVIHAAQLAAQSAGTLLPVGFSYAHPVPAAVQTKPSEHKQSAGNDNLQQWQPEKK, from the exons ATGGTTTCAAGAGAAGAAGACATAGAACAAGCAGTCTCAGAGGCTCGCCAGGTCTGCACGGATTCAGCTTTAAACAGATCTGATT ATGAAGATTTGGGAGTGGAGTTGCAGGAATCTATACGATTAAGGGACAGAGTGAGGAATGATCGAGATCGAGAGAGGGAGAGAGATAGAGAAAGGGAAAGAGGAAGAGATTTGAGAGAAAGGGATAGTAGGAGTAAAAGGAGAAGAGCTGAGAGATTGATGAACGATAGAGAtgatgttggaggagatgaaaCTTCGGAAGAGAGTGTTAACGACGAAgaggatgaagaagatgaagagaacaccggcggcggcggcggggTTAGGTTGTTACCGCCAACGGTTGGACCGATGTccaaccaccaccaccaccaccacggcCATCACCACGGCCACACCGGTGGTCTCAGTCTACACCAGCACGATAACAGTGCGACGAATATCATCACCGCTAATCACCATCTTCAGACAAGAAAAACCTTCCCCCCCAGTACGTCATCTTCTTCTTCCAAGATTTTCAAGGCTGGTCCTGTCTGGAAACCTGGTGATGAAATGATTGGTGTCTCTGTTCCAAGAAAAGCTCGTTCTG CATGCGCAAAGAGGTCCCATGATCGGATTTCAGGTAGCAATAATATTAGCGCCGGTGGGATTGTCGGAGGAGAGCAAATTCATCTGCAAGCGTCAAGTTCTCCGGTGAGACAAGGCCTTGCTCCATCTCCGGCTGCTCCAGTGTCGCCTTCTTCTTCCAATGCTTCCGTTAGAAAAAAGCTT AAACTCAACAGCGGGCCGAAGCTGAAACCTCCTAAGGTGTCATCAAAGACGAGTTCTTCGAATCCCGAGGAGCTAGAAATTGAAATTGCTGAGgtattatatgggttgaagacTCATTCTCAAAGCCCTTCTTTGAAGAAAGAGGATTCAAGAGAAGTCCATAGATCCAGCAGCGACACGAAATCTCATGTTTCGTCTCCGATCTCGAATTCTGCGTCGGCAAATAATCTGAATTTAGCCTCTAATTCGAGCCCCATATCAGCTGTTG CTCCGAAGAGAAAGAGGCCAAGGCAAGTATTGGAAAATCCCAGCTATGGCGCTCGGAGTAGCCCTGTTTTTGCGAAACCAGAGATGGACCAAGCACCAAGGAGTGAAATTTCATCGCCTAAATTGGACAAAATCCCGGGATCAACCGGAGAGAACGGCTTTGAAATGGGTGTCGATTTGGTCAATTCTCAAGGTCAGCAGGTGCTTCTTCCAGAGTTGAAAGCTCCTGAATCTATTAAAATCGATTCGGACTTCAAATCTACTGCTGAAGAATCGAAGAACGACGCAGATCTGGTTCCGCAAGAAGAGATGGGCTCGATAGTAAAGGGGAAAGAGATGAGAACAGATGACAGCGGCCGCGAGGATTCGACTTTGACAGCGACAGCTTCAGCCGCTGTTACAACTATTAAAGC TTCTTTAATGCCTGCCGAGGCTGAAAATCAGAGGGAAGAGAAGTTTGTCATAGATCTGATG GCTCCGCCGCCTCTGGTAAGATCATCACCTGATAAAGAAACCAAGGTTGATTTGGCAGGCTCAAATCAGAAGCCGGATCTATCCATTGTTGATGCG GAGTTGAATTCTATGATGTTGAAAGATAAAGAAGAAGAGAAAGGAAAAAGTGGGAAAGTTAAGTTGACAAATGCGACAGGTGAAGAAATCAAAGGTGAAAAAATAGCAGAAGATGTATTGCCGAAGCCATTTGAGAACAAGGTTAGGAATCTTGATCCACACCTTGATTTGGAAAAGTCTGAAAGAGATGGGGGAAACAAGTTACAGCACCAGGTTTTGAAGCAGCCACAAATGCCACTAAAAGTGGCCAAAGAGGAGCCAGCCACTGGGAAACCTG GTCAATCGGCGAGCTCATTGCCTTTGCCTTTGTCCATGGCTGCCTGGCCTGGTGGGATTCCCCCGCCACCGATGGG ATACATGGCTCCTTTGCAAGGAGTTGTCTCCATGGACGGAAGCACTGTAACACCACCACCTATCCAG CCGCCCTTCTCTCAACCTCGTCCTAAACGGTGTGCTACACATTGCTACATTGCTAGGAATATAAACTATTTCCAACAGTTCATGAAGATGAATCCCTTCTGGCAAGCAGCTGCAGGCTCTGCATCGTTGTTTGGGCCGAAACCCGGAAATATGAATGCTGTGACGGTCACCGATTTGCTTGGAAATAATGCTGTTAGAGGCGGCACGAGTAATAATATTCCGGAGAAAGGGCAGAATCTGGCTAGCATTTCCAGTCCTGGTGGTAAGGAAAAAAATTCCCAATCTGCTAATTCTTCAGATTCTGCTCACAGAAAGCAGCAAATTATGCTCCAGCAAGCTTTGCCCCCTGTGGCAGCACCTAGTAATTTAGTG ggaCCAGCTTTTATCTTCCCTTTGAATCAACAACAGGCAGCAGCAGCAGCTGTTGCGGCAGCCGCCGCCACTGCGAGGCCAGCTGCACCGAAATCTCATACAGCTGCAAGCCAGGCTTCATCCAATGCCTCCCGCTCCACCACTGCAAGTGCGTCTGCCACAGCTGGAGGTGCATCAACTCCAATGAGCTTCAACTACCCAAATATGGCTCCCAATGAAACACAGTACTTGGCAATCTTACAAAATAATGCTTACCCTTTTCCGATTCCTGCCGTTGGTGCTGCACCAAACTACAGGGGGTCCCCGGCACAGGCGATGCCTATGTTCAACGGCCCGTTCTATTCGTCACAGATGATTCATCCCTCTCAACTTCAGCACCAACAACAGACCGCATCTCAGTCACCGCAACTGCAGCAAGCTCACCAAAATGCAAGTGCATCGAGTGGCTCCTCTTCGTCCCAGAAGCATTTGCAGGGGCAGCAAATTCGGACCCCAAGCGGTGGTGCTAGTGGCATGGCTGGAAGCACGAACTTTCCAGCTCAGAAACCTCAGTCATCACAGCAGATACAGCTGGCCCATAATCAGCATATTTCTTCAACAAGGCCACGGCTTGTTGATAATGAAATAGGCGGTGAAGAGAGTCCATCAACTGCTGATAACCGAGGATCTTGGGCCTCTGTGAACATATATGGCCAAAATTTCGCAATGCCGATTCACCCACAGAATTTTGCCTTGATGACTCCACCGTCTGCTGCCACCGTTGTGCCGGTGGGAGCTGCTAGCAATAGTGAAAAGAAGCAGCCACAACAAACACAACAGCAGAAATCGAAAGGTGGAGTGGACTCTTTACCTCCCCATAGCTTTGCCATGTCCTTCGGTACCATCAATGGCTCGAATACCAGCCCTGGCATTGATATTGCATCCATGACTCAAAATCATGCCGTATTTCAGAACTTCTCGGAAGCTACTAGACAGAACATACAAATGGTGGCTGCTGTCGCTGCTGCTCAGGCTGGACAAAAGAAGAATTATAGAATTTCAGAGGATATTAAATCAGGGGGTGGAGATTCTGTCTCCACTGACGCTGAAAGAAAAAGTTCATCCGGGAAGGTTGGCATTGCACAATCCATTGCATTTACAAGACCGGACATGGCCGATGCACCTGTTTCTTCTGTTCCTGCAAACAGTGGAATCGATAGCTCTGCTCGATCCCTGAACGTTTCGAGTGGCTTGGCTCGAAGCTCTCGACCTGGGACAGCCAATAATGCAGGAGTTGGTAATGTCCAGAATGCTCACATTCAAGCTCAGCttcagcagcagcagatgcTGCAAATTAAGCAGCAGCAGCAACAACAGCACcaccagcagcagcagcagcagcagcagcaacaCCACCACCACCAGCAGCAGCAAcaacagcagcagcagcagcagcaacaACAGCAGCAGCAGCAACAGCACCTATTGGCAACAACTCGGAAGGCTCCGACAACTAGCAATGGAAATGTGTACTCCGATCACTTGAATTCATCTTCTTCGATATCTGCCAAGTTTCCAAACCCACTCTCCGGTTTCCCACAAAACATTGTTCAGAGCAATAGTAGCAGCCCAACTCAATCCCCTCAGTGGAAAAATCCTACAAGAACAACCACCTCTCAAGCGCCATCTCCTCTCGCCTCATCGACTGTATCGACACTCAAAAGCCATCCTCAGCAGCATCCACGGGCTCAACCACCTATGCACACGCAAATATCCTTTGGAGGAAATCAGAAAACGCAGACAAGTGCACAAGTGCAAGCACCATTAAATAGCCACCAGGCTCCATCGCCCCCTATGATGGTCAGTTCTCCTACAACCTCTTCCATCTCAAAAGGATCAAGTGGAAGTCCAAGAACAACTACGACTGCTCCCAGTGGCAGCAAAATGAGTCAAGCTTCTTCCTTGTCAGCGCAGCCGATCAAAAACCAAGCGTCTATACCAAGTCAGAAGTCTCCGTCGATCTTAGGTAACCCTCAAATAGCTTCCTCTCCTAGCAGTGGAGCAAAGCCGCAGATCCAACAGCCACCTCATCAGCAACAGCTTCCAAAGACTATGCAGCAGGCGCAGCTGTTCTTCTCAAATCCATTTTCTCAAGTCCAAACAACAAATCCAACCAGTACAACTTCCACCCCTTCTGTCCCAAGTGGTTACTATATGCAGAGAAGACGGCCAGACCAGCAGAATCAGCCCACACAGCAGCTACAAAATGCGCCCCCAACTTCAACTGGGGTGCTGTCATTAACCTCTTCTGTCACGACGTCGAGTACGGCCACCAATGACCCAGCTAAAGCAATTGCTGCCGCTACATGTAATGTTAAAGGTGGTGGATTACCTTCCCAAGGCGTCATCCACGCCGCCCAATTAGCCGCACAGTCAGCTGGAACTCTCTTACCTGTTGGATTCTCTTACGCGCATCCTGTTCCGGCTGCTGTTCAGACAAAACCTTCTGAGCACAAACAATCTGCTG GAAATGACAATTTGCAACAATGGCAGCCTGAGAAGAAATGA
- the LOC140876199 gene encoding protein TIME FOR COFFEE isoform X1, producing MDRNREARRASIVGSNGFKRRRHRTSSLRGSPDEDLGVELQESIRLRDRVRNDRDRERERDRERERGRDLRERDSRSKRRRAERLMNDRDDVGGDETSEESVNDEEDEEDEENTGGGGGVRLLPPTVGPMSNHHHHHHGHHHGHTGGLSLHQHDNSATNIITANHHLQTRKTFPPSTSSSSSKIFKAGPVWKPGDEMIGVSVPRKARSACAKRSHDRISGSNNISAGGIVGGEQIHLQASSSPVRQGLAPSPAAPVSPSSSNASVRKKLKLNSGPKLKPPKVSSKTSSSNPEELEIEIAEVLYGLKTHSQSPSLKKEDSREVHRSSSDTKSHVSSPISNSASANNLNLASNSSPISAVAPKRKRPRQVLENPSYGARSSPVFAKPEMDQAPRSEISSPKLDKIPGSTGENGFEMGVDLVNSQGQQVLLPELKAPESIKIDSDFKSTAEESKNDADLVPQEEMGSIVKGKEMRTDDSGREDSTLTATASAAVTTIKASLMPAEAENQREEKFVIDLMAPPPLVRSSPDKETKVDLAGSNQKPDLSIVDAELNSMMLKDKEEEKGKSGKVKLTNATGEEIKGEKIAEDVLPKPFENKVRNLDPHLDLEKSERDGGNKLQHQVLKQPQMPLKVAKEEPATGKPGQSASSLPLPLSMAAWPGGIPPPPMGYMAPLQGVVSMDGSTVTPPPIQPPFSQPRPKRCATHCYIARNINYFQQFMKMNPFWQAAAGSASLFGPKPGNMNAVTVTDLLGNNAVRGGTSNNIPEKGQNLASISSPGGKEKNSQSANSSDSAHRKQQIMLQQALPPVAAPSNLVGPAFIFPLNQQQAAAAAVAAAAATARPAAPKSHTAASQASSNASRSTTASASATAGGASTPMSFNYPNMAPNETQYLAILQNNAYPFPIPAVGAAPNYRGSPAQAMPMFNGPFYSSQMIHPSQLQHQQQTASQSPQLQQAHQNASASSGSSSSQKHLQGQQIRTPSGGASGMAGSTNFPAQKPQSSQQIQLAHNQHISSTRPRLVDNEIGGEESPSTADNRGSWASVNIYGQNFAMPIHPQNFALMTPPSAATVVPVGAASNSEKKQPQQTQQQKSKGGVDSLPPHSFAMSFGTINGSNTSPGIDIASMTQNHAVFQNFSEATRQNIQMVAAVAAAQAGQKKNYRISEDIKSGGGDSVSTDAERKSSSGKVGIAQSIAFTRPDMADAPVSSVPANSGIDSSARSLNVSSGLARSSRPGTANNAGVGNVQNAHIQAQLQQQQMLQIKQQQQQQHHQQQQQQQQQHHHHQQQQQQQQQQQQQQQQQQQHLLATTRKAPTTSNGNVYSDHLNSSSSISAKFPNPLSGFPQNIVQSNSSSPTQSPQWKNPTRTTTSQAPSPLASSTVSTLKSHPQQHPRAQPPMHTQISFGGNQKTQTSAQVQAPLNSHQAPSPPMMVSSPTTSSISKGSSGSPRTTTTAPSGSKMSQASSLSAQPIKNQASIPSQKSPSILGNPQIASSPSSGAKPQIQQPPHQQQLPKTMQQAQLFFSNPFSQVQTTNPTSTTSTPSVPSGYYMQRRRPDQQNQPTQQLQNAPPTSTGVLSLTSSVTTSSTATNDPAKAIAAATCNVKGGGLPSQGVIHAAQLAAQSAGTLLPVGFSYAHPVPAAVQTKPSEHKQSAGNDNLQQWQPEKK from the exons ATGGATAGAAATAGAGAAGCCAGAAGGGCTAGTATTGTGGGCTCTAATGGTTTCAAGAGAAGAAGACATAGAACAAGCAGTCTCAGAGGCTCGCCAG ATGAAGATTTGGGAGTGGAGTTGCAGGAATCTATACGATTAAGGGACAGAGTGAGGAATGATCGAGATCGAGAGAGGGAGAGAGATAGAGAAAGGGAAAGAGGAAGAGATTTGAGAGAAAGGGATAGTAGGAGTAAAAGGAGAAGAGCTGAGAGATTGATGAACGATAGAGAtgatgttggaggagatgaaaCTTCGGAAGAGAGTGTTAACGACGAAgaggatgaagaagatgaagagaacaccggcggcggcggcggggTTAGGTTGTTACCGCCAACGGTTGGACCGATGTccaaccaccaccaccaccaccacggcCATCACCACGGCCACACCGGTGGTCTCAGTCTACACCAGCACGATAACAGTGCGACGAATATCATCACCGCTAATCACCATCTTCAGACAAGAAAAACCTTCCCCCCCAGTACGTCATCTTCTTCTTCCAAGATTTTCAAGGCTGGTCCTGTCTGGAAACCTGGTGATGAAATGATTGGTGTCTCTGTTCCAAGAAAAGCTCGTTCTG CATGCGCAAAGAGGTCCCATGATCGGATTTCAGGTAGCAATAATATTAGCGCCGGTGGGATTGTCGGAGGAGAGCAAATTCATCTGCAAGCGTCAAGTTCTCCGGTGAGACAAGGCCTTGCTCCATCTCCGGCTGCTCCAGTGTCGCCTTCTTCTTCCAATGCTTCCGTTAGAAAAAAGCTT AAACTCAACAGCGGGCCGAAGCTGAAACCTCCTAAGGTGTCATCAAAGACGAGTTCTTCGAATCCCGAGGAGCTAGAAATTGAAATTGCTGAGgtattatatgggttgaagacTCATTCTCAAAGCCCTTCTTTGAAGAAAGAGGATTCAAGAGAAGTCCATAGATCCAGCAGCGACACGAAATCTCATGTTTCGTCTCCGATCTCGAATTCTGCGTCGGCAAATAATCTGAATTTAGCCTCTAATTCGAGCCCCATATCAGCTGTTG CTCCGAAGAGAAAGAGGCCAAGGCAAGTATTGGAAAATCCCAGCTATGGCGCTCGGAGTAGCCCTGTTTTTGCGAAACCAGAGATGGACCAAGCACCAAGGAGTGAAATTTCATCGCCTAAATTGGACAAAATCCCGGGATCAACCGGAGAGAACGGCTTTGAAATGGGTGTCGATTTGGTCAATTCTCAAGGTCAGCAGGTGCTTCTTCCAGAGTTGAAAGCTCCTGAATCTATTAAAATCGATTCGGACTTCAAATCTACTGCTGAAGAATCGAAGAACGACGCAGATCTGGTTCCGCAAGAAGAGATGGGCTCGATAGTAAAGGGGAAAGAGATGAGAACAGATGACAGCGGCCGCGAGGATTCGACTTTGACAGCGACAGCTTCAGCCGCTGTTACAACTATTAAAGC TTCTTTAATGCCTGCCGAGGCTGAAAATCAGAGGGAAGAGAAGTTTGTCATAGATCTGATG GCTCCGCCGCCTCTGGTAAGATCATCACCTGATAAAGAAACCAAGGTTGATTTGGCAGGCTCAAATCAGAAGCCGGATCTATCCATTGTTGATGCG GAGTTGAATTCTATGATGTTGAAAGATAAAGAAGAAGAGAAAGGAAAAAGTGGGAAAGTTAAGTTGACAAATGCGACAGGTGAAGAAATCAAAGGTGAAAAAATAGCAGAAGATGTATTGCCGAAGCCATTTGAGAACAAGGTTAGGAATCTTGATCCACACCTTGATTTGGAAAAGTCTGAAAGAGATGGGGGAAACAAGTTACAGCACCAGGTTTTGAAGCAGCCACAAATGCCACTAAAAGTGGCCAAAGAGGAGCCAGCCACTGGGAAACCTG GTCAATCGGCGAGCTCATTGCCTTTGCCTTTGTCCATGGCTGCCTGGCCTGGTGGGATTCCCCCGCCACCGATGGG ATACATGGCTCCTTTGCAAGGAGTTGTCTCCATGGACGGAAGCACTGTAACACCACCACCTATCCAG CCGCCCTTCTCTCAACCTCGTCCTAAACGGTGTGCTACACATTGCTACATTGCTAGGAATATAAACTATTTCCAACAGTTCATGAAGATGAATCCCTTCTGGCAAGCAGCTGCAGGCTCTGCATCGTTGTTTGGGCCGAAACCCGGAAATATGAATGCTGTGACGGTCACCGATTTGCTTGGAAATAATGCTGTTAGAGGCGGCACGAGTAATAATATTCCGGAGAAAGGGCAGAATCTGGCTAGCATTTCCAGTCCTGGTGGTAAGGAAAAAAATTCCCAATCTGCTAATTCTTCAGATTCTGCTCACAGAAAGCAGCAAATTATGCTCCAGCAAGCTTTGCCCCCTGTGGCAGCACCTAGTAATTTAGTG ggaCCAGCTTTTATCTTCCCTTTGAATCAACAACAGGCAGCAGCAGCAGCTGTTGCGGCAGCCGCCGCCACTGCGAGGCCAGCTGCACCGAAATCTCATACAGCTGCAAGCCAGGCTTCATCCAATGCCTCCCGCTCCACCACTGCAAGTGCGTCTGCCACAGCTGGAGGTGCATCAACTCCAATGAGCTTCAACTACCCAAATATGGCTCCCAATGAAACACAGTACTTGGCAATCTTACAAAATAATGCTTACCCTTTTCCGATTCCTGCCGTTGGTGCTGCACCAAACTACAGGGGGTCCCCGGCACAGGCGATGCCTATGTTCAACGGCCCGTTCTATTCGTCACAGATGATTCATCCCTCTCAACTTCAGCACCAACAACAGACCGCATCTCAGTCACCGCAACTGCAGCAAGCTCACCAAAATGCAAGTGCATCGAGTGGCTCCTCTTCGTCCCAGAAGCATTTGCAGGGGCAGCAAATTCGGACCCCAAGCGGTGGTGCTAGTGGCATGGCTGGAAGCACGAACTTTCCAGCTCAGAAACCTCAGTCATCACAGCAGATACAGCTGGCCCATAATCAGCATATTTCTTCAACAAGGCCACGGCTTGTTGATAATGAAATAGGCGGTGAAGAGAGTCCATCAACTGCTGATAACCGAGGATCTTGGGCCTCTGTGAACATATATGGCCAAAATTTCGCAATGCCGATTCACCCACAGAATTTTGCCTTGATGACTCCACCGTCTGCTGCCACCGTTGTGCCGGTGGGAGCTGCTAGCAATAGTGAAAAGAAGCAGCCACAACAAACACAACAGCAGAAATCGAAAGGTGGAGTGGACTCTTTACCTCCCCATAGCTTTGCCATGTCCTTCGGTACCATCAATGGCTCGAATACCAGCCCTGGCATTGATATTGCATCCATGACTCAAAATCATGCCGTATTTCAGAACTTCTCGGAAGCTACTAGACAGAACATACAAATGGTGGCTGCTGTCGCTGCTGCTCAGGCTGGACAAAAGAAGAATTATAGAATTTCAGAGGATATTAAATCAGGGGGTGGAGATTCTGTCTCCACTGACGCTGAAAGAAAAAGTTCATCCGGGAAGGTTGGCATTGCACAATCCATTGCATTTACAAGACCGGACATGGCCGATGCACCTGTTTCTTCTGTTCCTGCAAACAGTGGAATCGATAGCTCTGCTCGATCCCTGAACGTTTCGAGTGGCTTGGCTCGAAGCTCTCGACCTGGGACAGCCAATAATGCAGGAGTTGGTAATGTCCAGAATGCTCACATTCAAGCTCAGCttcagcagcagcagatgcTGCAAATTAAGCAGCAGCAGCAACAACAGCACcaccagcagcagcagcagcagcagcagcaacaCCACCACCACCAGCAGCAGCAAcaacagcagcagcagcagcagcaacaACAGCAGCAGCAGCAACAGCACCTATTGGCAACAACTCGGAAGGCTCCGACAACTAGCAATGGAAATGTGTACTCCGATCACTTGAATTCATCTTCTTCGATATCTGCCAAGTTTCCAAACCCACTCTCCGGTTTCCCACAAAACATTGTTCAGAGCAATAGTAGCAGCCCAACTCAATCCCCTCAGTGGAAAAATCCTACAAGAACAACCACCTCTCAAGCGCCATCTCCTCTCGCCTCATCGACTGTATCGACACTCAAAAGCCATCCTCAGCAGCATCCACGGGCTCAACCACCTATGCACACGCAAATATCCTTTGGAGGAAATCAGAAAACGCAGACAAGTGCACAAGTGCAAGCACCATTAAATAGCCACCAGGCTCCATCGCCCCCTATGATGGTCAGTTCTCCTACAACCTCTTCCATCTCAAAAGGATCAAGTGGAAGTCCAAGAACAACTACGACTGCTCCCAGTGGCAGCAAAATGAGTCAAGCTTCTTCCTTGTCAGCGCAGCCGATCAAAAACCAAGCGTCTATACCAAGTCAGAAGTCTCCGTCGATCTTAGGTAACCCTCAAATAGCTTCCTCTCCTAGCAGTGGAGCAAAGCCGCAGATCCAACAGCCACCTCATCAGCAACAGCTTCCAAAGACTATGCAGCAGGCGCAGCTGTTCTTCTCAAATCCATTTTCTCAAGTCCAAACAACAAATCCAACCAGTACAACTTCCACCCCTTCTGTCCCAAGTGGTTACTATATGCAGAGAAGACGGCCAGACCAGCAGAATCAGCCCACACAGCAGCTACAAAATGCGCCCCCAACTTCAACTGGGGTGCTGTCATTAACCTCTTCTGTCACGACGTCGAGTACGGCCACCAATGACCCAGCTAAAGCAATTGCTGCCGCTACATGTAATGTTAAAGGTGGTGGATTACCTTCCCAAGGCGTCATCCACGCCGCCCAATTAGCCGCACAGTCAGCTGGAACTCTCTTACCTGTTGGATTCTCTTACGCGCATCCTGTTCCGGCTGCTGTTCAGACAAAACCTTCTGAGCACAAACAATCTGCTG GAAATGACAATTTGCAACAATGGCAGCCTGAGAAGAAATGA